The stretch of DNA ACCATTAATATCAGAAGCAACTAAATCTACCACTTGTTCTATTGCATAAGCAAGTCCTGCTTCTCTCAATGCAGATGGGTTATCCTCATACTTTTCTAAAATCTTTAAGAATTTTTTAGGTATAGTACAACCAGAAAGTTCAGTAATCTTTTTTATTTGTTTAGCATTTGTTACTGGCATAATCCCTGCAACTAAGGGTATATTAATTTGTAATTTTTCTAATTTATCTCTAAATGAATAAAAAAACTCATTATCTAAAAATATCTGTGAAATTAAAAAATCTACTCCTGCATTAACTTTTTCTTTTAAATAAAATAAATCTAATAAATCATTAGTTTCTTTATGACCCTCAACATAATAAGCTGCTCCTATTGAAAATTTATTTCCTTTTTTTTCATGAATATGCTCTATTAATTCTCTGGCATAGTTAAAATCTCCTTGTTCTAATTCCCTATCAATGGGATAATCCCCTCTTAAAGCTAAAATATTTTCTATATTATTTTTTTCTAAATTTTCCAGTACTCTATCTATTTCTTCCCTTTTAGCTCCTATACAAGTTAAATGAGCTAAAGCCTCCACCCCATTTTGTCTTTTTATCCTGTCTGCTATTTCAACTGTTCTTCCTTTTGTATTTCCTCCTGCACCATAAGTTACACTTATATAATCAGGTTTTTCCAAAGACAATACATCTAAACAATTATAGACTTGTTCCAATCCAACTTTATCATTAGGTGGAAATACCTCAAATGAAGTCGTTAAACTTTTACTCTTCTGAACCTCCCACGACTGGGCATTATCTCTCCTTAACAAGTTAAGGAACTTAGCCAAGTGTCGCGGGGTTCTAAAATCTTTAAAA from Fusobacterium simiae encodes:
- the metF gene encoding methylenetetrahydrofolate reductase [NAD(P)H]; translated protein: MLRRDNAQSWEVQKSKSLTTSFEVFPPNDKVGLEQVYNCLDVLSLEKPDYISVTYGAGGNTKGRTVEIADRIKRQNGVEALAHLTCIGAKREEIDRVLENLEKNNIENILALRGDYPIDRELEQGDFNYARELIEHIHEKKGNKFSIGAAYYVEGHKETNDLLDLFYLKEKVNAGVDFLISQIFLDNEFFYSFRDKLEKLQINIPLVAGIMPVTNAKQIKKITELSGCTIPKKFLKILEKYEDNPSALREAGLAYAIEQVVDLVASDINGIHLYTMNRPETAKKIIDATGIIRHE